The following coding sequences lie in one Thalassoglobus polymorphus genomic window:
- the leuS gene encoding leucine--tRNA ligase gives MPRYEPKQIEPKWQQFWDANQTFTTSNEPREDASGKSYILDMFPYPSGSGLHVGHPEGYTATDIIARYHRMRGKHVLHPMGWDAFGLPAEQHAINTGTHPRVTTYQNIDNFRRQLKMLGFSYDWTREISTTDEDYYRWTQWIFLQLYNTWYDADYEWTDANGKKRIGKGRPISELPIPENVVETHLAPSDPPGDVAIATRRYQDAHRLAYQSDAPVNWCPELGTVLANEEVTAEGLSDRGGFPVERRSLRQWMLRITSYAERLLTELEDVDWPESVKILQRNWIGKSIGAEVDFFVDAENNATQFAEWKADRAANGLPASPEPNVLRVYTTRPDTLFGATYMVVAPEHDIVDSITTDEQKAEVEEYRHKAALKSDLDRTDLAKGKSGVFTGAYAVNPVNEERIPIWIADYVLISYGTGAIMAVPAHDERDLEFAQTFDINVIEVVDSGSDDVDNIGFTGNGTAINSGKYTGTPTAEFKKQIASELNESGLGKAATNYRLRDWLFSRQRYWGEPFPIWHELDDEGKPTGHVRPVAEDELPVTLPNMEDFKPKGTPDPPLSWAPDEWLYQTAEDGTRLMRETNSMPQWAGSCWYYLRFADNKNSDKFINPDMEKYWLPVDLYIGGAEHAVLHLLYSRFWHKVLFDCGHVSTEEPFQKLINQGMILGENNEKMSKSRGNVVNPDDVVREYGADSLRLYEMFMGPLDQVKPWSTKGVEGVHRFLGRAWRLIVDDQAEEIALCSAVQDASMNEEQERVLHKTIKGVTDDIEKFSFNTAISKMMEFTNFFTGQEVRSKSAMESFVLLLAPFAPHVAEELWQVLGHNESLTYAPWPSYDDSKIVEAEIEIPVQVNGKMRAKIKIPVDADQATMQSLAENNDAIKPQLEGKTIVKVICVPKRMVNFVVKG, from the coding sequence ATGCCCCGATACGAACCGAAACAGATCGAGCCGAAGTGGCAGCAGTTCTGGGATGCAAACCAGACGTTTACCACGTCCAACGAGCCGCGCGAAGACGCCAGCGGAAAATCTTACATCCTTGATATGTTTCCGTATCCGTCTGGGTCAGGGCTCCATGTCGGGCATCCCGAGGGGTACACAGCGACCGATATTATTGCACGTTATCACCGGATGCGCGGGAAACATGTGCTGCACCCGATGGGTTGGGATGCCTTCGGATTGCCAGCGGAGCAACACGCGATCAACACCGGCACGCACCCTCGCGTGACAACGTACCAAAACATCGACAACTTTCGGCGTCAGCTCAAAATGCTCGGTTTCAGTTATGACTGGACTCGAGAAATTTCGACGACCGATGAAGACTACTATCGCTGGACACAGTGGATTTTCCTCCAACTTTATAACACCTGGTACGACGCCGATTACGAATGGACCGACGCCAACGGTAAGAAACGAATCGGCAAAGGGCGTCCGATTTCCGAACTCCCCATTCCAGAAAATGTCGTCGAAACCCACCTGGCTCCCAGCGATCCGCCGGGCGACGTTGCCATTGCAACCCGCCGTTATCAAGACGCACATCGACTTGCGTATCAAAGCGACGCTCCCGTCAACTGGTGCCCGGAACTCGGGACCGTTCTCGCTAATGAAGAAGTGACAGCGGAAGGACTCAGCGACCGTGGTGGCTTCCCTGTGGAACGCCGTTCGTTGCGGCAATGGATGTTGCGCATCACATCGTACGCAGAACGTCTTTTGACCGAACTTGAAGATGTCGACTGGCCCGAATCTGTAAAAATCCTGCAGCGGAACTGGATCGGAAAAAGCATCGGTGCTGAAGTCGATTTCTTTGTTGACGCAGAAAACAACGCGACGCAATTCGCAGAATGGAAAGCTGATCGCGCCGCGAATGGCTTGCCTGCTTCGCCAGAACCAAACGTGCTCCGTGTCTACACGACTCGTCCCGACACCTTGTTCGGTGCGACTTACATGGTCGTCGCGCCTGAGCATGATATCGTCGATTCCATTACGACAGACGAACAGAAAGCTGAAGTCGAAGAATACCGACACAAGGCGGCTCTCAAGAGTGACCTCGACCGGACCGACCTGGCAAAAGGAAAGTCGGGCGTTTTCACCGGGGCGTACGCCGTCAACCCGGTCAACGAAGAACGTATCCCGATCTGGATCGCGGATTACGTTCTCATCAGCTACGGAACCGGTGCCATCATGGCGGTTCCGGCCCATGATGAACGGGATCTCGAATTCGCACAAACGTTTGACATCAACGTGATCGAAGTTGTTGATTCTGGAAGTGACGATGTCGACAACATCGGCTTCACTGGCAACGGAACAGCCATCAACTCCGGAAAATATACTGGAACTCCGACCGCTGAGTTCAAGAAGCAGATCGCTTCCGAGTTAAACGAATCTGGACTTGGAAAAGCTGCCACCAATTACCGCTTGCGTGACTGGCTCTTTTCACGCCAACGGTACTGGGGCGAACCGTTCCCGATCTGGCATGAACTCGATGATGAAGGAAAACCAACCGGTCATGTTCGCCCCGTTGCAGAGGACGAACTTCCGGTCACACTTCCGAACATGGAAGACTTCAAACCGAAGGGGACTCCCGATCCGCCGCTCAGCTGGGCTCCTGATGAGTGGCTTTATCAAACCGCTGAAGATGGAACACGCTTAATGCGAGAAACTAACAGCATGCCGCAATGGGCGGGGAGTTGCTGGTACTACTTGCGATTCGCGGACAACAAAAACAGCGACAAGTTCATCAACCCTGATATGGAGAAGTACTGGCTCCCCGTCGATCTCTACATCGGCGGAGCTGAACACGCGGTGTTGCACCTGCTCTACTCTCGATTCTGGCACAAAGTCCTCTTCGACTGTGGTCACGTTTCGACGGAAGAACCGTTTCAGAAGTTGATCAACCAGGGAATGATCCTCGGCGAGAACAACGAGAAAATGTCCAAGTCTCGCGGCAATGTCGTCAACCCGGATGATGTTGTTCGGGAATACGGAGCGGACTCGTTGCGTCTCTACGAAATGTTCATGGGACCGCTCGATCAAGTGAAACCGTGGAGCACAAAAGGCGTCGAAGGAGTCCATCGATTTTTAGGTCGGGCGTGGCGTTTGATCGTTGATGATCAGGCTGAAGAGATCGCTCTCTGCTCAGCTGTGCAAGACGCATCGATGAACGAGGAGCAAGAGCGAGTTCTTCATAAGACGATCAAGGGTGTGACTGATGACATCGAGAAGTTCAGCTTCAACACCGCCATTAGTAAGATGATGGAGTTCACGAACTTCTTCACCGGACAAGAGGTTCGATCGAAGTCGGCGATGGAATCATTCGTCTTGTTACTTGCTCCGTTCGCTCCACACGTCGCTGAGGAGTTGTGGCAAGTACTCGGACACAACGAGTCACTCACTTACGCCCCCTGGCCAAGCTACGACGACTCAAAAATCGTCGAAGCTGAGATCGAAATCCCTGTGCAGGTGAACGGCAAGATGCGAGCGAAGATCAAAATCCCGGTTGATGCCGATCAAGCGACGATGCAATCACTCGCAGAAAACAACGACGCCATAAAGCCACAACTCGAAGGCAAAACCATCGTGAAAGTCATCTGCGTTCCAAAACGCATGGTCAACTTTGTCGTGAAGGGGTAG
- a CDS encoding cyclase family protein has translation MNLLRSLVLVAIISLFSICSESVGEEIVIKPTSQIVDLTYPLNADNAYWPGEQYKPFELRTIATLEKDGVLSKAFSMPEHLGTHIDAPNHFEPNQPSVDQLTLKQLAGPGVVIDLSMKAEVDADAMLTVDEIKEWEAEHGRIPDGAIIFLNTGWGRFWGNPIRYQNRDARSQLHFPSFSGPAADFLIQKRKAIGIGVDNLSIDRGISKDFEVHHIVNKAGKFGLENVAHLDKLPPKGFSVIVAPIKIQSGTGGPARIWAILNE, from the coding sequence ATGAACCTTCTTCGCTCACTTGTTCTAGTTGCGATCATCTCTCTCTTCTCTATTTGCTCGGAGAGTGTTGGCGAAGAAATTGTCATCAAACCGACGAGTCAGATTGTTGACCTCACGTACCCTTTGAATGCCGACAATGCTTACTGGCCGGGAGAGCAGTATAAACCGTTCGAACTCCGCACAATCGCGACGCTGGAGAAGGATGGTGTGCTCTCCAAAGCGTTCAGTATGCCGGAACATCTTGGTACACATATCGACGCACCAAATCACTTCGAGCCGAACCAACCAAGTGTCGATCAATTGACGCTGAAACAACTCGCTGGACCCGGAGTCGTAATTGACCTCTCCATGAAGGCCGAAGTCGACGCCGACGCAATGCTGACTGTCGATGAGATCAAAGAATGGGAAGCCGAGCATGGCCGCATCCCTGATGGTGCGATCATCTTTTTGAATACCGGGTGGGGACGATTCTGGGGAAATCCGATCCGCTATCAAAATCGCGATGCACGCTCTCAACTCCACTTTCCATCCTTCTCCGGTCCGGCAGCGGACTTTTTGATTCAAAAGCGAAAAGCGATTGGAATCGGCGTCGACAACCTCAGTATCGACCGTGGTATTTCCAAGGACTTTGAAGTTCATCATATCGTGAACAAGGCGGGAAAGTTCGGATTGGAGAACGTCGCTCACCTGGACAAGCTGCCTCCCAAGGGCTTCAGCGTCATTGTAGCTCCCATCAAAATCCAGAGCGGTACCGGCGGCCCCGCCCGGATCTGGGCGATTCTGAATGAATAA
- a CDS encoding O-acetylhomoserine aminocarboxypropyltransferase/cysteine synthase family protein translates to MGEASMKRGTTCVHGGQEPDPATNSRAVPIYQTTSFVFNDADHAGRLFGLQEFGNIYSRIMNPTCDVLEKRLAMLEGGSGALALASGQAAESLAIMNIAQAGQNVVSSSSLYGGTYNLFNYTFPKFGIKSTFVDHTEPENFKNAIDENTRCLYLESIGNPGCDIPDFEAIAEIAHEAGIPLIVDNTLASPVLFRPFEHGADVVVASCTKYIGGHGTSIGGIVVEKGDFPWDNGKFPELTEPDPSYHGLKFHETFGPMNLSYILKLRTQLLRDLGPAMSPFNAFSFLQGLETLHLRMPKHCENAQAVAEFLDSHPKVSWVKYAGLESHPSHAAMKKYMPDGCGAIFGFGITGANADEQIANGVKLINKLELFSHLANVGDSKSLIIHPASTTHQQLSPEEQMSAGASPDLVRLSIGTEDKEDIIADLKQALDSI, encoded by the coding sequence ATGGGAGAAGCTTCAATGAAACGAGGAACCACTTGCGTCCACGGTGGACAAGAACCAGATCCAGCAACAAATTCTCGGGCTGTTCCAATCTACCAGACGACATCATTTGTCTTTAACGATGCCGACCATGCCGGACGTCTGTTTGGCTTGCAGGAATTTGGAAACATTTACTCCCGGATCATGAATCCGACCTGCGATGTTCTGGAGAAACGTCTGGCGATGCTCGAAGGGGGTTCCGGAGCATTGGCGCTTGCCAGCGGACAAGCTGCAGAGTCACTGGCCATCATGAACATCGCTCAAGCGGGACAAAACGTCGTCTCGTCATCGAGCCTGTATGGGGGAACCTATAACCTGTTCAACTACACGTTCCCTAAGTTCGGGATCAAATCGACCTTCGTCGACCATACGGAACCGGAGAACTTCAAAAACGCGATTGATGAAAACACTCGCTGTTTGTATCTCGAATCGATCGGAAATCCTGGCTGCGATATTCCTGATTTCGAAGCGATTGCCGAAATCGCTCACGAAGCTGGGATTCCGCTGATTGTCGACAACACACTCGCCTCACCTGTTCTGTTTCGTCCATTTGAACATGGAGCCGATGTTGTTGTGGCTTCCTGTACAAAGTACATCGGCGGTCACGGAACTTCGATTGGTGGAATCGTGGTCGAGAAGGGCGATTTCCCTTGGGACAACGGAAAGTTCCCTGAACTGACTGAGCCAGATCCTTCCTATCATGGTTTGAAATTCCACGAGACTTTCGGCCCGATGAATCTTTCGTACATTCTCAAACTGCGAACACAACTCCTTCGCGACCTCGGTCCAGCGATGAGCCCGTTCAACGCATTCTCATTCCTGCAAGGCTTAGAAACACTGCACTTGCGAATGCCGAAGCATTGCGAGAACGCACAAGCTGTTGCAGAGTTCCTCGATTCACACCCGAAGGTTTCGTGGGTCAAATACGCCGGACTGGAATCACATCCATCACATGCAGCGATGAAAAAATACATGCCCGATGGTTGCGGTGCGATCTTCGGATTTGGAATTACCGGAGCGAATGCCGATGAGCAAATCGCCAATGGCGTGAAGCTGATCAACAAACTCGAACTCTTCTCACACCTGGCAAATGTTGGCGACAGCAAGTCACTGATCATTCATCCAGCGAGCACGACGCACCAGCAACTCAGTCCCGAGGAGCAGATGAGTGCGGGAGCGAGTCCGGACCTGGTCCGCCTGTCGATCGGAACCGAAGACAAGGAAGACATCATCGCCGACCTCAAGCAGGCACTGGATAGCATTTAA
- a CDS encoding DUF1501 domain-containing protein → MLTQQRRDFLRLMAAGFSATSLSGWFPLLANQREAKSPKSCILLWMPGGPSQVDTFDPKPDHENGGEFKAIQTSVPGIQIGEHLPQVAQMAEHLAIIRSMKTKEGDHGRASYHLRTGYLPAGTIQYPTLGALLGNEFKYNRAGIPNYVSILSNNFLNPAAFGSGFLGPQRSPLLVGGNNPGPGGDDAPEYGAPLEVSNVRLRETVTESQAKSRMELLKFVENQFVKDRPGLPTESHLTAYDQAVQMMNSSAMSAFDLSEEAPEIRDAYGKNRFGQGCLLARRLVERGVPFVEVALGGPNGENQIGWDTHQDNFSAVQALCETLDPAWAMLMKDLQDRGLLESTTIVWMGEFGRTPNINPQTGRDHFPNAWSTVLAGGGIQGGQVYGATNDAGMEVVENPVAVNQLIATVMGAMGIDHTNQNMSAIGRPIRLAEPEVEPIAELLA, encoded by the coding sequence ATGCTGACTCAACAACGCCGCGATTTCTTAAGGCTCATGGCAGCCGGATTTTCCGCCACATCCCTGTCGGGATGGTTTCCGTTGTTGGCGAATCAACGGGAAGCGAAATCGCCCAAGTCCTGCATTTTGCTCTGGATGCCGGGTGGGCCAAGTCAGGTGGACACCTTCGATCCGAAGCCAGACCATGAAAATGGTGGCGAATTCAAGGCGATTCAGACCTCTGTTCCTGGAATTCAGATTGGTGAGCACTTGCCGCAGGTCGCTCAAATGGCAGAGCATCTGGCGATTATCCGTTCAATGAAAACCAAAGAGGGCGATCACGGTCGGGCCTCCTACCATTTGCGAACGGGCTATCTGCCAGCCGGGACGATTCAATATCCCACACTCGGGGCTCTGTTAGGGAATGAGTTCAAGTACAACCGTGCTGGCATCCCCAACTATGTCAGCATTCTCTCCAACAATTTTCTCAACCCGGCAGCTTTCGGTTCTGGATTCTTAGGCCCTCAGAGGTCTCCGCTACTTGTTGGTGGAAACAATCCCGGTCCCGGTGGAGACGATGCTCCGGAATATGGAGCGCCACTGGAAGTGAGCAACGTTCGACTCCGTGAGACGGTCACGGAATCGCAAGCGAAGTCGCGAATGGAACTGCTGAAATTTGTCGAAAATCAATTCGTTAAAGACCGTCCCGGTTTGCCAACGGAAAGCCATCTCACAGCGTACGACCAAGCTGTGCAGATGATGAACTCCAGTGCGATGTCTGCCTTTGATCTCAGTGAGGAAGCTCCTGAAATCCGCGATGCTTACGGGAAGAATCGCTTTGGTCAAGGATGCCTGCTGGCACGCCGACTCGTAGAACGTGGCGTCCCTTTTGTCGAAGTTGCACTGGGGGGACCGAACGGAGAAAACCAAATCGGCTGGGATACGCACCAGGACAATTTCTCTGCTGTTCAGGCTTTGTGTGAAACGCTCGACCCCGCTTGGGCGATGCTGATGAAAGATCTTCAGGATCGTGGACTGTTGGAGTCGACGACGATTGTCTGGATGGGCGAATTCGGACGGACTCCGAACATCAACCCGCAAACCGGTCGAGACCATTTCCCGAACGCCTGGAGTACGGTTCTCGCCGGTGGTGGAATTCAGGGAGGACAAGTTTATGGCGCAACCAACGACGCAGGTATGGAAGTCGTTGAGAACCCGGTCGCTGTCAATCAATTGATCGCCACCGTGATGGGGGCAATGGGGATTGATCACACCAACCAAAACATGTCCGCCATCGGGCGTCCCATCCGCCTCGCTGAACCCGAAGTCGAACCGATAGCGGAACTCTTGGCGTAG
- a CDS encoding Gfo/Idh/MocA family protein has protein sequence MSGFQQTSRRQFLQGVAATGVASLLLPGSQRAFGYQAANDRPVFATIGLRNQGWSITNKSFQFADFAALADVDSNVLGVNVERVEKKQGKKPDAYKDYRKVLDRKDIDAVMIATPDHWHTKIAVEAMYAGKDVYCEKPLTLTIDEGKLIEKVVKETGRVFQVGTMQRSESGQRFLQAIALIRAGRIGTVKKVTCGINGMVASPVIPKTSVPEGLDWDFWLGPAPKVDYRALPKLREGYGGGVPLYSNCHYSFRNWHEYSGGKLTDWGAHHVDIASWALGASDTGPSKVTPVEYSLPVEYKDGHPVADDQYNAATSFKIRVDMPNDVEMIITSEGDNGILFEGTEGRFFVNRGKIVGKPVEDLKDNPLPEGAIEEVYGGKISKNHTANFIEGMNSRKQPISDVWSHNRMLEICHLSNIAMRLGRELKWDAAKRQIVGDEQANSFLSREARKGFEINM, from the coding sequence ATGTCAGGTTTTCAACAAACGTCACGTCGCCAGTTTCTTCAGGGAGTGGCAGCGACAGGAGTCGCCAGCTTGCTGCTTCCTGGGTCTCAACGGGCCTTCGGTTACCAAGCTGCCAATGACCGGCCGGTGTTTGCGACGATCGGCCTGCGGAATCAAGGTTGGTCGATCACCAATAAATCGTTCCAGTTTGCGGATTTCGCTGCTCTGGCAGATGTCGACTCAAACGTTTTAGGTGTGAATGTTGAGCGAGTCGAAAAGAAACAAGGCAAGAAGCCGGACGCTTACAAGGACTATCGAAAAGTTCTCGACCGCAAAGATATTGACGCTGTGATGATCGCGACACCGGATCACTGGCATACCAAAATCGCAGTCGAAGCGATGTACGCAGGAAAAGATGTTTACTGCGAGAAACCGCTGACACTGACGATCGACGAAGGAAAGTTGATCGAGAAGGTCGTTAAGGAAACTGGACGAGTTTTTCAGGTCGGAACAATGCAGCGATCCGAATCGGGTCAGCGGTTCTTGCAGGCGATTGCTCTGATTCGGGCTGGACGAATTGGAACCGTGAAAAAAGTGACGTGTGGAATTAACGGGATGGTGGCATCTCCTGTCATTCCGAAAACCAGCGTCCCCGAGGGGCTCGATTGGGATTTCTGGCTGGGACCGGCTCCGAAAGTCGATTACCGGGCACTCCCTAAACTTCGTGAAGGCTACGGTGGCGGCGTTCCGCTTTACAGTAACTGCCATTACTCATTCCGAAACTGGCACGAATACTCCGGCGGAAAGCTGACCGACTGGGGTGCTCATCATGTTGATATCGCAAGCTGGGCCCTCGGCGCCAGCGACACCGGTCCCAGCAAAGTGACACCCGTCGAGTACTCATTGCCTGTCGAGTACAAAGATGGTCACCCTGTTGCTGATGACCAATACAACGCAGCGACAAGCTTCAAGATTCGTGTCGACATGCCCAACGACGTCGAAATGATCATCACCAGCGAGGGGGACAATGGGATTCTCTTCGAAGGGACAGAAGGCCGCTTCTTTGTGAACCGCGGCAAAATCGTCGGGAAACCAGTTGAAGACCTCAAAGACAATCCACTTCCTGAAGGTGCGATTGAAGAGGTCTACGGTGGCAAAATCAGCAAGAACCACACCGCGAACTTCATCGAAGGGATGAATTCCCGCAAGCAGCCAATCTCCGATGTCTGGTCACACAACCGCATGCTGGAGATCTGTCACTTGTCGAACATCGCCATGCGATTAGGCCGGGAACTCAAATGGGATGCCGCCAAACGACAAATCGTTGGCGACGAGCAAGCGAATTCCTTCCTGTCGCGAGAAGCTCGCAAAGGGTTCGAAATTAACATGTAG
- a CDS encoding metallophosphoesterase family protein, translating into MPIHLGSQSRRLFLKNVSAASAAAVMSTTLRADEKATNIDDRFFALLSDTHISQSPDGTARGINMTDNLKAVVAQIGQLPKRPANLMINGDCALSKGLPAEYQNFADCVKPLDDMGVHLHLTMGNHDDRETLYEHMAKSRPAENPVPVKHVGVLEGQFANWFLIDTLIRPGHVAGEVGFEQLQWLTKQLDARPDKPAIVMGHHNPQFTKPAKGGRWTGLWDTDALIEILQARPNVRALFYGHSHQWNRQKVGNLQLVNLPAVSYVFSEGVANGWVSAHLDEKSMKLQLHTMDPAHRQNNEQFEFALT; encoded by the coding sequence ATGCCGATTCATCTGGGGTCGCAGTCACGACGCCTCTTTCTGAAAAACGTTTCTGCAGCGAGTGCTGCGGCAGTGATGTCGACAACCCTTCGCGCTGACGAGAAGGCGACGAACATTGACGATCGTTTCTTTGCTCTCCTTTCAGACACTCACATCTCGCAAAGTCCGGACGGGACAGCTCGCGGGATCAACATGACAGACAATCTGAAAGCTGTCGTCGCGCAGATTGGTCAACTCCCCAAGCGTCCTGCCAACCTCATGATCAACGGTGATTGTGCCTTATCGAAAGGGCTCCCGGCTGAGTATCAAAACTTCGCGGATTGCGTGAAACCTCTGGATGACATGGGCGTTCATCTTCATCTCACCATGGGAAATCATGACGACCGTGAGACGCTCTACGAACACATGGCAAAGAGTCGCCCAGCAGAAAATCCGGTTCCTGTGAAGCACGTTGGCGTTTTGGAAGGCCAGTTCGCGAACTGGTTTCTCATCGACACCTTGATTCGACCCGGACACGTTGCGGGTGAAGTCGGGTTTGAGCAACTGCAATGGTTGACGAAACAGCTTGACGCCCGCCCCGACAAGCCCGCAATTGTGATGGGACACCACAATCCCCAGTTTACAAAACCAGCAAAAGGTGGACGCTGGACTGGACTGTGGGACACCGATGCCCTCATCGAAATCTTACAAGCTCGTCCAAACGTCCGCGCTCTCTTTTACGGCCACAGCCATCAGTGGAACAGACAAAAGGTCGGCAACCTGCAACTCGTGAACTTGCCAGCCGTTTCGTATGTCTTCTCGGAAGGGGTGGCGAATGGTTGGGTTTCAGCTCACCTGGACGAGAAGTCCATGAAGCTGCAGCTTCACACCATGGATCCCGCTCACCGTCAAAACAACGAACAATTTGAATTCGCGTTGACGTAA
- a CDS encoding phytoene desaturase family protein: protein MKYDTLIIGAGMSGLAAGIRLAYYEKSVCILERHTTIGGLNSFYRLRGRNYDVGLHAVTNYADPGTRKGPLAKLLKQLRLRWDDFDLSPQNGSSVVFPGHRITFDNNYEQFLDAVCDEFPSQADGFRQLVQRIEEFNELDLDQKPISARKVLSETLSDPLLIDMLFCPLMFYGSALPHDMDFNQFVIMFKSIFREGFGRPYDGVRQILKTLTRHFKSLGGELKLRQGVREIVVENGKAVGVITDDGTHIEAENVLSSAGVAETYELCGNEIPTADIQHGEVSFNEAIFVLDKQPKDLGHEETIVFYNNEEKFHYEPPQDPCDVRSGIICSPNNFRYANDEQLEDGFIRITALANPDYWMNLPDEEYYKAKEFWTAKMVESAQQHIPEFKDHIVDVDVFTPRTIKKFTGHLKGAVYGAPVKVLDGTTPIEHLYLCGTDQGFLGIIGSMLSGITMANNHLLR, encoded by the coding sequence GTGAAATACGACACTCTTATTATCGGAGCCGGAATGTCCGGGTTGGCAGCCGGGATTCGCTTGGCCTATTACGAAAAATCGGTCTGCATTCTCGAGCGCCACACGACGATCGGAGGGCTCAACTCGTTCTATCGTTTGCGTGGTCGTAATTATGATGTCGGTCTGCATGCGGTCACAAACTACGCTGACCCCGGTACGCGTAAAGGTCCACTTGCGAAGTTACTCAAGCAGTTGCGTCTCCGCTGGGACGATTTTGACCTCTCTCCACAAAACGGCTCATCAGTCGTCTTTCCTGGCCATCGAATTACCTTCGACAACAATTACGAACAGTTCCTCGATGCTGTCTGTGATGAGTTTCCTTCGCAGGCCGATGGATTTCGCCAACTCGTACAGCGGATCGAAGAGTTCAACGAACTCGATCTCGACCAAAAACCGATTTCCGCTCGCAAGGTCTTAAGTGAAACTCTCAGTGATCCGCTGCTCATCGACATGCTGTTCTGTCCGCTGATGTTTTACGGGTCTGCCTTGCCGCATGATATGGATTTCAACCAGTTCGTAATCATGTTCAAAAGTATTTTCCGAGAAGGTTTCGGTCGCCCATATGATGGAGTCCGGCAAATCCTGAAAACGCTGACACGGCACTTCAAATCACTCGGCGGTGAATTGAAACTCCGACAAGGTGTTCGGGAAATCGTCGTTGAAAACGGAAAAGCTGTCGGAGTTATCACCGATGACGGAACACACATTGAAGCTGAGAATGTCCTCTCCTCTGCCGGTGTCGCGGAAACGTATGAGCTCTGTGGAAACGAAATTCCCACCGCAGACATTCAACATGGCGAGGTCTCTTTCAACGAAGCCATTTTTGTTCTCGACAAGCAACCCAAAGACCTGGGACACGAAGAAACAATCGTCTTTTACAACAACGAAGAGAAATTTCACTACGAACCTCCACAAGATCCTTGTGACGTCCGCAGCGGAATTATCTGTTCGCCAAACAATTTTCGATACGCCAATGACGAGCAACTCGAAGATGGATTCATCCGCATCACCGCTCTGGCGAACCCGGACTACTGGATGAATCTGCCCGACGAAGAGTACTACAAAGCAAAAGAATTCTGGACCGCCAAGATGGTCGAATCAGCTCAGCAGCATATCCCCGAATTCAAAGACCACATCGTCGATGTTGACGTCTTCACCCCCCGCACCATCAAGAAGTTCACCGGTCATCTCAAAGGGGCGGTCTACGGCGCTCCAGTCAAAGTCCTTGACGGCACCACCCCCATCGAACACCTGTATCTGTGCGGAACCGACCAGGGCTTCCTCGGCATCATCGGCTCAATGCTCTCGGGAATCACAATGGCAAACAACCACCTGCTCCGCTGA